TCTCATATTCCAGGTCATACACCCTGTTCTCTTTAATAAGATTTTCCAAGGCATTATGTACTTTCACAGCATTCAGAATACATGATTCAGTTTCTTCCAAAGACAGGTATTCGGTGGTTCGGGGTATTCCAAAAATTCTGAATGCCTCTTCGGAACCCCATATTTTATTTGTTGCGATATCGTATTCCCAGTTTCCCAGTTTGGCTGCTATCTGGGTTTTTTTGAGACGCTCTTCACTTTCACGCAGATCAGTTTCGGCTTTTCTGCGATCGGTGATATCGCGGTAATTACCCATAATTCCCTTGACATGGGGATTGTCCATCAGATTGACCCCTGTCAATTCAATGAATTTATATGATCCATCCTTGCAGAGATACCTGCACTGTAACGTTCTGGTCAATCCCGGCTCCCGGAGTAATTCCAAAAACTGCTGTTTCACGTACTCCGTATCATTTGGGTGTATGACACTGAAACCGTCTGTTCCGATCAGTTCCTCGGGATCCCACCCGAAATGAATATATATATTGGGGCTTTTATACTGTATAATACCGTTTATGTCCATAATGACAATAACATCCGATATATTGGAAATCAACGTCCGGAATTTCTTTTCGCTTTCACGCAGGTCATTTTCTGCTTTTATTCTCTGGCCGATCATATGGTTTGCCGAATGGGCGAGCTGTTTGAATTCCTGAAAGTTGAGCTTGTTTTCGTCAATTTCGATGGATTTTGTTGTGGCGGTAGCGAAAAATGTGAAAAAAACATCGAAGTGTTTCCGAACGGTGTTTGAAGATATTTTTGAAATAACAAAAATCACCCCGATGAGCGCTACCATAATAAAAAGAATTTTATTGACATCGTTTTTGATCCGTACCAGCAGCTTGGATCGCTGGTTTGCTATAACCCCTTCTATATCATCGACATAAACACCTGCGCCGAACATCCATTCCCAGTCCTTTATGCCCTTGACAAATGAAATTTTCGGAGAGAGTGTGCCGGTGGCCGGTTTGTTCCATACATAATGAATATAATCGCCACTGGGATTCATTGCTGCTTTGCGTTCCTCCTGTATAACTTTAACACCGTTTGGGTCCTCCATCTCCCATATATTTACTCCGATGAGTTCTCTTTGTGTATCATTCATAAGGGTAATCCCATCGAAGCTGACAACAAAAATATAACCGTTATCGCCGAACCGTATTTTTGCGATCCTCTGTAAAACCTCTTTTTGGATGTCCTTCTCCACGTCATCCGGATATTCCCCGGTTCCGATAAAAAGGTTGAGGGGTTCAAAATGCTTTATATAGGTAATTTTAGGATAATCATTACCTTTTATATTCGGTTTCGTCCAGGTATACTGATAAAATCCTTCTCCTCTTGTCTCAACTATTTCTATCATGTCGCGGATAATATATTTTCCCTGCGTATCCTGCATATCGAGCAGGTTTCTGCCTTCCATTTCCGGTCTGTCGGCAAACAGCACTTCGGTTCCATTCATTGACGTGGCGAAATAATATCCTCTGCCATCATTGAACCGTATAACGCGCAAAGTATCCTTGATCATTTTCACGATTTCTGCGTTCGTTTTTTTACCGGCATTTTCTTCATAGATATGATTGGCAATACTGTGTGCTTCAAGAACCCGTTCCCGGATGGTTTCTTTGAGCCTGATTTCAGTCTGGGACCTCATATAGTCAATGTAATCCGAAACTTTATCGACTTCATTTTTAATTAATGATTTCTGAGTTTCAATATAATTTTGCCGCAACTTGTCCGATTCCTTCTTGAAGACTTTATATTCCTGTGAAATCCAGAAATATCCAAGAATAACAATCGGGATAAATGTAACCAATACCATCTTAACCAGATTATTTTGGGCTATACTGTCGTTTTTATGCACCACAGGTTCAACCTTTTCAATGAAGAAGCTCCCCAATCCGTACCCCGGATAAAACTGCAAAAAAAGTATTATGTAAACTGTTGCA
This window of the bacterium genome carries:
- a CDS encoding cache domain-containing protein; the protein is MVLVTFIPIVILGYFWISQEYKVFKKESDKLRQNYIETQKSLIKNEVDKVSDYIDYMRSQTEIRLKETIRERVLEAHSIANHIYEENAGKKTNAEIVKMIKDTLRVIRFNDGRGYYFATSMNGTEVLFADRPEMEGRNLLDMQDTQGKYIIRDMIEIVETRGEGFYQYTWTKPNIKGNDYPKITYIKHFEPLNLFIGTGEYPDDVEKDIQKEVLQRIAKIRFGDNGYIFVVSFDGITLMNDTQRELIGVNIWEMEDPNGVKVIQEERKAAMNPSGDYIHYVWNKPATGTLSPKISFVKGIKDWEWMFGAGVYVDDIEGVIANQRSKLLVRIKNDVNKILFIMVALIGVIFVISKISSNTVRKHFDVFFTFFATATTKSIEIDENKLNFQEFKQLAHSANHMIGQRIKAENDLRESEKKFRTLISNISDVIVIMDINGIIQYKSPNIYIHFGWDPEELIGTDGFSVIHPNDTEYVKQQFLELLREPGLTRTLQCRYLCKDGSYKFIELTGVNLMDNPHVKGIMGNYRDITDRRKAETDLRESEERLKKTQIAAKLGNWEYDIATNKIWGSEEAFRIFGIPRTTEYLSLEETESCILNAVKVHNALENLIKENRVYDLEYEIRRKDDGRTVIVHSLAELVRDENGAPIKVTGFIQDITERKLLEEQLQRRQRIDSLGTLAGGIAHDFNNLLAGIMGYIDLLKLDTASLTESQKNYIDESLKSCSRAASLIREIQTLSKSPVSQKTSVDICEVAQEVFNILSRTTDRLIEKKNEISQGQYYIHGNADALHQVLLNLGTNAVQAIEERGVRQGDYIKISADRYRSKKRDKTGLPEGEYIHIMFEDNGAGMTDDVKRRAFDPLFTTKNKSSQRGQGLGLAMVYNIVTSNHNGCVEIESSRGKGTIVHLYLPKAHHEETSKTETTARIMGGNETILVVEDEQSVRELAQKALKLYGYTVISACDGIEGLEMFKKYLDSIDLIILDLTMPRMSGKELLEEMVSINGNKKIIISSGQSDETIHTYTQAMGFVSKPYTIKELVSTVRTVLDT